The Thomasclavelia ramosa DSM 1402 genome includes a region encoding these proteins:
- a CDS encoding helix-turn-helix domain-containing protein yields MMFNDNLNKYRKQKGLSQEELAFRLGVSRQSVSKWESGQSTPELERIIEIADLFGISLDELIGHESNDYVTVDREELRSVVRHLFTYEYKSKFKIGNVPLIHINLGRGFRIAKGIIAIGNIAVGLFSFGALALGVFSLGGLAIGLLTLAGIAIGGISLGGLSIGYFAVGGMAIGIYAIGGMAIASKLAIGGMAHGYVAIGSSANGVHTLVSTNCSLEMISNFILRQHNLNAKIVEFLLLFIY; encoded by the coding sequence ATGATGTTTAATGACAACTTAAATAAATATCGAAAACAAAAGGGATTGTCGCAAGAGGAATTAGCTTTTCGGTTAGGAGTATCGAGACAATCGGTAAGTAAGTGGGAATCAGGTCAATCTACACCTGAATTAGAACGAATAATTGAAATTGCTGATCTATTTGGTATATCTTTAGATGAATTAATTGGACATGAAAGTAATGATTATGTTACAGTTGACCGTGAAGAATTGAGAAGTGTAGTGCGTCATCTCTTTACTTATGAATATAAGAGTAAATTTAAAATTGGAAATGTTCCATTAATTCATATTAATTTAGGTCGTGGTTTTAGAATTGCGAAAGGAATTATTGCAATTGGCAATATTGCGGTAGGGCTTTTTAGTTTTGGGGCTTTAGCACTTGGTGTATTTAGTCTTGGCGGTCTGGCAATTGGTTTATTGACATTAGCAGGAATTGCTATAGGGGGAATTAGCTTAGGAGGGCTAAGTATTGGCTATTTTGCTGTAGGTGGAATGGCAATAGGAATCTATGCAATTGGAGGTATGGCAATTGCCTCCAAACTCGCAATTGGGGGTATGGCTCATGGTTATGTTGCAATTGGAAGTTCTGCAAATGGTGTCCATACATTAGTTAGCACTAATTGTTCACTAGAAATGATTAGTAATTTTATCTTGCGACAGCATAATCTAAATGCTAAAATAGTTGAATTTTTATTACTCTTTATATATTAA
- the ptsP gene encoding phosphoenolpyruvate--protein phosphotransferase: MIKGIGASSGIAIAKAYKLVMPDLTVTKVTVEDAEAEIKKFDDAMSQTAKELESIKEAAAKNLSAEEAAVFDAHALVLQDPELKTQVEDKIRNEKINADAALDEVANTFIAMFESMDDDYFRERAADIKDVSRRLLANLLGKSLPNPALIDEEVVIIADDLTPSDTAQLNKNLVRGFATNIGGRTSHSAIMARSLEIPAVVSCKTITDETNDADMVVLDGEAGIVIINPSDDEIKEYQAKREAFIAYKEELKKMKNEKSVTLDDHHVELVANIGSPKDIQGVLDNGGEGVGLFRTEFLYMESAQLPTEEEQFNVYKEVLEGLEGKPAVVRTLDIGGDKEIEAIDLPKEMNPFLGVRAVRLCFQREDIFRVQLRALLRASVYGDLRIMFPMIATLDEFRKAKGILMEEKEKLISEGIEVSDTLQVGIMIEIPAAAVLADQFAKEVDFFSIGTNDLVQYTFAADRMSSGVSYLYQPFHPSILRLVKHVIDSAHAEGKWTGMCGEMAGEAIAAPLLIGLGLDEFSMSATSILSQRKLIRSMKKSEMNELAAKAINCGTMEEVVALVKEAVEI, translated from the coding sequence ATGATAAAAGGTATTGGGGCATCTAGTGGTATCGCGATTGCTAAAGCATACAAACTAGTAATGCCGGATTTAACAGTGACAAAAGTAACAGTAGAAGATGCTGAGGCAGAAATCAAAAAATTTGACGATGCAATGTCACAAACTGCAAAAGAATTAGAATCAATTAAGGAAGCTGCTGCTAAAAATTTATCTGCAGAAGAAGCTGCTGTATTTGATGCTCATGCATTAGTATTACAAGATCCTGAATTAAAAACTCAAGTAGAGGATAAAATCAGAAATGAAAAGATTAACGCTGATGCTGCTCTAGATGAAGTTGCTAATACTTTTATTGCAATGTTTGAAAGTATGGATGATGATTATTTTAGAGAAAGAGCGGCTGATATCAAGGACGTATCTCGTCGTTTATTAGCTAACTTACTAGGTAAGTCATTGCCAAATCCTGCTTTAATCGATGAAGAAGTTGTTATTATTGCTGATGACTTAACTCCATCTGATACTGCGCAATTAAATAAAAACTTAGTTAGAGGATTTGCTACTAATATTGGTGGTAGAACTTCTCACTCAGCAATCATGGCGCGTTCATTAGAAATTCCTGCGGTTGTTTCTTGTAAAACAATAACTGATGAAACTAATGATGCTGATATGGTTGTTTTAGATGGTGAAGCTGGTATTGTAATTATTAATCCTAGTGATGATGAAATTAAAGAATATCAAGCTAAACGTGAAGCATTCATCGCATACAAGGAAGAATTAAAGAAAATGAAAAATGAAAAATCTGTTACTCTAGATGATCATCACGTCGAACTAGTTGCTAATATTGGATCTCCAAAAGACATCCAAGGTGTACTAGACAATGGTGGTGAAGGAGTTGGGTTATTCAGAACTGAATTCTTATATATGGAATCTGCTCAATTACCAACTGAAGAAGAACAATTCAATGTTTATAAAGAGGTTCTTGAAGGATTAGAAGGAAAACCTGCTGTTGTTCGTACTTTAGATATTGGTGGAGATAAAGAAATCGAAGCAATTGATTTACCTAAAGAGATGAATCCATTCTTAGGAGTTAGAGCGGTTCGTTTATGTTTCCAAAGAGAAGACATCTTTAGAGTTCAATTAAGAGCATTACTTAGAGCTTCAGTATATGGTGATTTAAGAATTATGTTCCCAATGATTGCTACTTTAGATGAATTTAGAAAAGCTAAAGGAATCTTAATGGAAGAAAAAGAAAAATTAATTAGTGAAGGAATCGAAGTATCTGATACATTACAAGTAGGTATCATGATTGAAATTCCAGCTGCAGCAGTGTTAGCTGATCAATTTGCCAAAGAAGTTGATTTCTTCTCAATTGGTACAAACGATTTAGTTCAATACACATTTGCTGCTGATAGAATGTCATCTGGGGTTTCTTATTTATATCAACCATTCCACCCATCAATCTTACGTTTAGTTAAACATGTAATTGATTCAGCCCATGCCGAAGGTAAATGGACAGGTATGTGTGGAGAAATGGCTGGAGAAGCAATTGCTGCACCACTACTAATCGGTTTAGGACTAGATGAATTCTCTATGTCTGCTACATCTATTCTTTCTCAAAGAAAGTTAATCAGATCAATGAAAAAATCTGAAATGAATGAATTAGCTGCTAAAGCTATTAACTGTGGAACTATGGAAGAAGTAGTTGCATTAGTTAAAGAAGCAGTTGAAATATAA
- a CDS encoding glycyl radical enzyme domain-containing protein: MNEIQYLKEFTRLYKENSHDKYNREVECHFFMHKENRTKITSDDYFLSCFPSAICGFGSRNTNFIYNCKLERLAKLIEGTHDVEKEELEELYTFWADENDKERLRRYYPNDIKELMPYDDFENDYYTAYPLYRLGGAYLDFEKLFDLGIDGLIHEIDSQPLNSFLRACKKSLIYLKELIKLYRDDAMDINPELAYTLNELLEHRPQNMKEAIQLMWIYVGVSEIRNYGRMDNQLARFLDDEQDAYKNIAEYFKVIRQRNTIYNGRIILGGEGRHDLEKANKICSIALKVMKDLHLTEPQLTLRWSKDMPDSIFDNAIDCIESGCSYPLLYNDTVNIKNVKESMNVSYKEAVDYVPLGCGEYVLDHKSIGSPNGIINLAKVLEGLVNDGKCMNLVVGATGKDRNNTIGGHKA, encoded by the coding sequence ATGAATGAAATTCAATATTTAAAAGAGTTTACGAGATTGTATAAAGAAAATAGTCATGATAAATACAATCGGGAAGTAGAATGCCATTTCTTTATGCACAAGGAAAATCGTACAAAAATAACGAGCGATGATTATTTCTTATCATGTTTTCCTAGTGCAATTTGTGGTTTTGGATCAAGAAATACTAACTTTATTTACAATTGCAAATTAGAACGATTAGCAAAATTAATCGAAGGTACACATGATGTTGAAAAAGAAGAATTAGAAGAATTGTATACGTTTTGGGCTGATGAGAATGATAAAGAACGTCTTAGAAGATATTATCCAAATGATATAAAAGAATTAATGCCATATGATGATTTTGAAAATGATTATTATACAGCGTATCCTTTATATAGATTAGGAGGAGCTTATCTTGATTTTGAAAAATTATTTGATTTAGGAATAGATGGATTGATTCATGAAATTGATTCTCAACCACTCAATAGTTTTTTAAGAGCTTGTAAGAAATCGCTTATTTACTTAAAAGAATTAATAAAACTGTATCGTGATGATGCCATGGACATTAATCCTGAATTGGCTTATACGTTAAATGAATTACTTGAACATAGACCACAAAATATGAAAGAAGCGATTCAATTAATGTGGATTTATGTAGGCGTTAGTGAAATTAGAAACTATGGAAGAATGGATAATCAATTAGCACGTTTTTTAGATGATGAACAAGATGCATATAAGAATATTGCAGAATATTTCAAGGTAATTAGACAACGAAATACGATTTACAATGGTCGTATTATTTTAGGTGGAGAGGGTCGTCATGATCTTGAAAAAGCAAACAAGATATGCAGTATAGCTCTTAAAGTTATGAAAGATTTACATTTAACTGAACCACAATTAACACTTAGGTGGTCAAAAGATATGCCTGATAGTATTTTTGATAATGCGATTGATTGTATAGAAAGTGGTTGTAGTTATCCATTATTATACAATGACACGGTTAATATTAAAAATGTCAAAGAATCAATGAATGTATCATATAAAGAAGCAGTTGATTATGTTCCTCTTGGTTGTGGTGAATATGTTTTGGATCATAAAAGCATTGGTTCACCTAATGGAATCATTAATTTAGCTAAGGTATTAGAGGGGCTGGTTAATGATGGAAAATGTATGAATTTAGTAGTTGGAGCAACTGGCAAAGACAGAAATAATACTATCGGAGGACATAAGGCATGA
- the metA gene encoding homoserine O-acetyltransferase MetA, whose product MPIKIPNDLPASKILKEENIFVMDENRALAQQIRPLQLLILNIMPTKVVTETQLLRMLSNTPLQIEVDWIHMASHESKNTPQEHLLAFYKTFEEIKDNKYDGLIITGAPVEKLRFEDVDYWLEMEKILEWSKTHVFSSFFICWASQAALHYFYGIEKHELKEKLTGVYFHHTNVDKMKRKILRGFDYQFYAPHSRYTTIMAEDIATISSLDILAASDEAGVYLIAEKDGSRFFVTGHPEYDPDTLDKEYNRDLAISDQATMPKNYYKNDDMHNEILVKWRSHAYLLFSNWLNYYVYQETPYDLNELESLKLGK is encoded by the coding sequence ATGCCTATTAAAATACCAAATGATTTACCAGCAAGTAAAATATTAAAAGAAGAAAATATCTTTGTGATGGATGAAAATCGTGCTTTAGCTCAACAAATTAGGCCATTGCAATTATTAATTTTAAATATTATGCCGACTAAAGTAGTAACTGAAACACAGCTTTTAAGGATGCTGTCGAATACACCACTTCAAATCGAGGTAGACTGGATTCATATGGCCAGTCATGAATCTAAAAACACACCTCAAGAACACTTATTAGCTTTTTATAAGACATTTGAGGAAATAAAAGATAATAAATATGATGGTTTGATTATTACTGGAGCACCGGTGGAAAAACTTAGGTTTGAAGATGTTGATTACTGGTTAGAGATGGAAAAGATTTTAGAATGGTCAAAAACTCATGTATTTAGCTCATTTTTTATTTGTTGGGCTTCTCAAGCAGCATTGCATTATTTTTATGGTATTGAGAAACATGAATTAAAAGAAAAACTGACAGGTGTTTATTTTCATCATACTAATGTTGATAAAATGAAGCGAAAGATACTTAGAGGCTTTGATTATCAATTTTATGCTCCTCATTCACGTTATACAACAATTATGGCAGAAGATATAGCAACGATTTCTAGTCTTGATATTTTAGCTGCTAGCGATGAAGCAGGGGTTTATTTGATTGCAGAAAAAGATGGCTCACGTTTTTTTGTAACTGGTCATCCTGAGTATGATCCTGATACATTAGATAAAGAATATAATCGTGATCTGGCAATTTCTGATCAAGCTACTATGCCTAAAAATTATTATAAAAATGATGATATGCACAATGAAATTTTAGTAAAATGGCGTTCTCATGCTTATTTATTATTTAGTAATTGGTTAAATTATTACGTTTATCAAGAAACTCCATATGATTTAAATGAGTTAGAAAGTTTAAAACTAGGTAAATAA
- a CDS encoding deoxyguanosinetriphosphate triphosphohydrolase family protein, translating to MTKNLFKEVAMNETNPNYSKAISRLEPLYQRSNDLRSEFGRDYTRIIFSQAYRRLKHKTQVFFAVKDDHVCTRSEHVNLVESVSYTIANYLGLNTELTKAIAVGHDLGHAPFGHGGERIINELAKIHGLDSFWHERNSLHLIDEIETLEDNEHHRHNLNLTYAIRDGIISHCGEMNQMSIKKRDEYIDLQNYTSPGQYSPYTWEGCVVKMADKIAYLARDIEDALRLKVLKENKVEVLKASLNNITSEYHFTAINNGTVVNYFIQDVCSHSNPSDGISLSKEAFEIMKTIMKFNYQNIYLIDRVQIHTNYVKLILNSIFDFFIKYDLMARDSNTNIIDEISKDKDQFPHAINGFIHWLEKYSVMNGAKRDSLYQNKVIYDFINDDKAIIKSILDYLSGMSDAYIIQIFNELISF from the coding sequence ATGACAAAAAATTTATTTAAAGAAGTAGCGATGAATGAAACAAATCCAAACTACTCAAAAGCAATATCAAGACTTGAACCATTGTATCAAAGAAGTAATGATCTACGTAGTGAGTTTGGTCGTGATTATACGAGAATTATCTTTTCTCAGGCATACCGACGTTTAAAACATAAGACACAGGTGTTTTTTGCAGTTAAGGATGATCATGTTTGTACACGTAGTGAACATGTTAACTTAGTTGAATCTGTAAGTTATACAATTGCAAATTACTTAGGTTTGAATACTGAATTAACTAAAGCAATAGCAGTAGGCCATGATTTAGGACATGCCCCATTTGGTCATGGTGGTGAACGTATTATTAACGAGCTTGCTAAAATACATGGGCTCGATTCTTTTTGGCATGAGCGCAATAGTCTTCATCTCATTGATGAAATAGAAACATTAGAAGATAATGAACATCATCGCCATAATTTAAATTTGACATATGCTATTCGTGATGGAATTATTTCTCATTGTGGAGAAATGAATCAAATGAGTATTAAAAAGCGAGATGAGTATATTGATTTACAAAATTATACTAGCCCAGGACAATACAGTCCTTATACTTGGGAAGGATGTGTTGTAAAAATGGCAGATAAGATTGCCTATTTAGCACGTGATATTGAAGACGCTTTACGTCTCAAGGTACTAAAAGAGAATAAAGTTGAAGTCTTGAAAGCTTCGCTCAATAATATTACTAGTGAATATCATTTTACAGCAATCAATAATGGAACTGTCGTTAATTATTTTATTCAAGATGTATGCAGTCATAGTAATCCAAGCGATGGAATTTCATTATCAAAAGAAGCTTTTGAAATAATGAAAACAATTATGAAGTTTAATTATCAAAATATATATTTAATTGATAGAGTACAAATTCATACTAATTATGTTAAATTGATTTTAAATTCTATTTTTGATTTCTTTATTAAATACGATTTAATGGCTCGAGATAGTAATACTAATATTATTGATGAAATTTCTAAGGATAAAGATCAATTTCCCCATGCAATCAATGGATTTATCCATTGGCTTGAAAAATATAGTGTGATGAATGGAGCAAAACGTGATTCGCTTTATCAAAATAAAGTTATTTATGATTTTATTAATGATGATAAAGCAATTATTAAAAGCATTTTAGATTATTTATCAGGAATGTCAGATGCCTATATTATTCAAATATTTAATGAGCTTATTTCATTTTAA
- the nagB gene encoding glucosamine-6-phosphate deaminase yields MKLIIVENYEEASIEAAKVMLEVVKNNPTANLGLATGSTPIRMYELMIEDHKKNGTSYKDIKSFNLDEYFGLEATHPQSYHYFMNKHLFSGIDINPENVHVPNGAGDIQVSCDDYNKLLAENPIDIQLLGIGSNGHIGFNEPGTSFDSVTHMIELKESTRQDNARLFFDGKIDEVPTHAITMGILNILQAKKVLLVACGENKAQPIKVLVEGEKTTDVPASALQDHNDVVVIVDKAAASLLTK; encoded by the coding sequence ATGAAATTAATTATAGTTGAAAATTATGAAGAAGCAAGCATTGAAGCTGCAAAAGTTATGTTAGAAGTTGTTAAAAACAATCCAACTGCTAATTTGGGATTGGCTACGGGATCTACACCAATCAGAATGTATGAATTGATGATCGAAGATCACAAGAAGAACGGGACTTCTTATAAAGATATCAAATCATTTAACTTAGATGAATATTTTGGATTAGAAGCTACTCATCCACAAAGTTATCATTATTTTATGAATAAACATTTATTCTCTGGAATTGACATTAATCCTGAAAATGTACATGTACCAAATGGTGCTGGAGATATTCAAGTAAGTTGTGATGATTACAATAAATTATTAGCTGAAAATCCTATCGATATCCAATTGTTAGGAATTGGTTCAAATGGACATATTGGTTTTAATGAACCAGGAACTTCTTTTGATTCAGTAACTCATATGATTGAATTAAAAGAAAGTACACGTCAAGATAATGCCCGTTTATTCTTTGATGGGAAAATTGATGAAGTACCTACTCATGCGATTACTATGGGAATTTTAAATATTTTACAAGCTAAAAAAGTATTATTAGTTGCGTGTGGTGAAAATAAAGCTCAACCAATCAAAGTATTGGTTGAAGGTGAAAAAACTACAGACGTACCAGCAAGTGCACTTCAAGATCATAATGATGTTGTTGTAATTGTTGATAAAGCAGCTGCTAGTTTATTAACTAAATAA
- a CDS encoding replication-associated recombination protein A — protein MSSTLANRMRPQNLKDIIGQQHLVGPNAILTKFVQKSHPFSIILYGSPGCGKTTIAMALANDLDIPYRIFNASTGNKKEMDAIIEEAKLSGSLFVIIDEVHRLNKARQDDLLSHMESGLLIVAGCTTANPFHSINPAIRSRCHILEVRPLTVDEIVAGLNKAMTSPNGLNNKYTIEKEALHSIAKLCSGDIRYGYNCLEICTIVCENNHITQADLKTAAIKTNVVYDKDEDNYYDTLSGLQKSIRGSDPNGAMYYFAKLIESKDIESLERRLITTAYEDIGLANPNACMRTVIAMQAAKTIGFPEARIPIASAIIDLCLSPKSKSSENAIDAALTSLNERSLKTPSYLRLTPVGLEDDEKYDYSRPELWEYIQYLPKELGNTQFYVPWMTSNYEKALAENYRRILKHGRTSDIKKLNQQNK, from the coding sequence ATGTCATCAACCCTTGCCAACAGAATGCGACCTCAAAATTTAAAAGATATAATCGGGCAACAACATTTAGTTGGACCAAATGCTATTTTAACTAAATTTGTTCAAAAAAGTCATCCATTTTCAATTATTTTATACGGTAGCCCCGGCTGTGGCAAAACAACAATTGCAATGGCCCTTGCAAATGATCTTGACATTCCATATCGCATCTTCAACGCTTCAACCGGAAATAAAAAAGAAATGGATGCAATTATTGAAGAAGCTAAGTTAAGTGGTAGTCTTTTTGTAATCATTGATGAAGTTCATCGACTTAATAAAGCGCGCCAAGATGATCTTCTTTCACACATGGAAAGTGGATTATTAATAGTCGCTGGATGTACTACAGCCAACCCATTTCATTCAATTAATCCAGCGATTCGTTCTCGTTGTCATATTCTCGAAGTTAGACCTTTAACTGTTGATGAAATTGTAGCTGGTTTAAATAAGGCAATGACTTCACCAAATGGTTTAAACAACAAATATACGATTGAAAAAGAAGCATTGCATAGTATTGCAAAATTATGTAGTGGCGATATTCGCTATGGTTATAACTGTTTAGAAATTTGTACAATTGTTTGTGAAAATAATCATATTACTCAAGCTGATTTGAAAACTGCTGCTATTAAAACTAATGTTGTCTATGATAAAGACGAAGATAATTACTACGATACATTAAGTGGTTTGCAAAAATCAATCCGTGGTAGTGATCCTAATGGTGCTATGTATTATTTTGCTAAACTGATTGAATCAAAAGATATTGAATCTTTAGAACGGCGACTTATCACAACTGCTTATGAAGATATTGGTTTAGCCAATCCAAATGCGTGTATGCGTACGGTAATTGCTATGCAAGCCGCTAAAACAATCGGTTTTCCAGAAGCTCGAATTCCTATTGCTAGTGCAATTATCGATTTATGTTTATCACCAAAATCAAAATCTAGTGAAAATGCAATTGATGCTGCATTAACTTCACTAAATGAACGTTCTTTAAAAACCCCTTCTTACTTACGTCTTACGCCGGTTGGTTTAGAAGATGATGAAAAGTATGATTATAGTCGGCCAGAATTGTGGGAATATATTCAGTATCTTCCAAAAGAACTAGGAAATACACAGTTCTATGTACCATGGATGACCAGTAATTATGAAAAAGCTTTAGCTGAGAATTATCGAAGAATTTTGAAACACGGGCGTACCAGTGATATAAAAAAACTAAATCAACAAAATAAGTAA
- the thiC gene encoding phosphomethylpyrimidine synthase ThiC, which produces MNYTTQMNAAKKGIITPEMKIVAAKEKMNIEELKTLIAQGKVVIPANKYHTCINVNGIGSMLKTKINVNLGTSRDWKDLDMELKKANDAVNMGVESIMDLSSYGDTQKFRRKLTKECPAIIGTVPIYDAVVYYHKPLKEITARQWIDIVEMHARDGVDFMTIHVGINKNTAQRFKENKRLTNIVSRGGSIIFAWMEMTGQENPFYEYYDEILDICQKYDVTMSLGDACRPGSIEDAGDISQIEELVTLGELTKRAWQKDVQVIVEGPGHMALNQIEANIKIQQTICQGAPFYVLGPLVTDIAPGYDHITAAIGGALAAANGAAFLCYVTPAEHLRLPDLNDVKEGIIASKIAAHAADIAKGIKGAKDLDYQMSCARKNLDWEKMFELAIDPKKARTYRQQAKPEKEDTCSMCGNFCAIKNMNRILNGEIVNIYDE; this is translated from the coding sequence ATGAATTACACAACACAAATGAATGCAGCAAAAAAGGGAATCATTACTCCTGAAATGAAAATTGTTGCGGCTAAAGAGAAAATGAATATTGAAGAATTGAAGACACTAATAGCCCAAGGAAAAGTTGTTATCCCAGCCAATAAGTATCATACCTGTATTAATGTAAATGGGATTGGTTCAATGCTTAAAACAAAAATTAATGTAAATCTTGGAACTTCTAGAGACTGGAAAGATTTAGATATGGAACTTAAAAAAGCTAATGATGCTGTCAATATGGGAGTTGAATCAATAATGGATTTAAGTTCATATGGCGATACTCAAAAATTCCGTCGCAAATTAACCAAAGAATGTCCCGCAATAATTGGAACAGTGCCAATCTACGATGCTGTAGTTTATTATCATAAGCCCTTAAAAGAAATTACTGCTCGACAATGGATCGATATTGTTGAGATGCATGCTCGCGACGGAGTAGATTTTATGACAATTCATGTAGGAATTAATAAAAATACAGCTCAACGTTTTAAAGAAAATAAGCGTCTTACTAATATCGTTTCTCGAGGCGGTTCAATTATTTTTGCTTGGATGGAAATGACTGGTCAAGAAAATCCTTTTTATGAATACTATGATGAAATCCTTGATATTTGTCAAAAATATGATGTAACAATGAGTTTAGGTGATGCTTGCCGTCCTGGTTCAATCGAAGATGCTGGCGATATAAGTCAAATTGAAGAATTGGTGACTTTGGGAGAACTTACAAAACGTGCATGGCAAAAAGATGTTCAAGTAATTGTTGAGGGTCCAGGTCACATGGCTTTAAATCAAATCGAAGCTAATATAAAAATTCAACAAACCATTTGCCAGGGAGCCCCTTTTTATGTTCTTGGTCCACTAGTTACTGATATTGCCCCAGGTTATGACCATATCACAGCTGCAATTGGCGGTGCATTGGCTGCCGCTAATGGTGCTGCTTTTCTATGTTATGTAACTCCTGCTGAACATCTTCGTCTCCCTGATCTAAATGATGTTAAAGAAGGAATCATCGCATCTAAAATTGCAGCACATGCTGCCGATATTGCGAAAGGTATCAAAGGGGCAAAAGATTTGGACTACCAAATGAGTTGTGCCAGAAAAAATTTAGACTGGGAAAAAATGTTTGAATTAGCCATTGATCCTAAAAAAGCACGTACATACCGCCAACAAGCAAAACCTGAAAAAGAAGATACTTGCAGTATGTGCGGTAATTTCTGTGCTATAAAAAATATGAATCGAATTTTAAATGGAGAAATTGTTAATATTTATGATGAATAA
- a CDS encoding helix-turn-helix domain-containing protein produces MKKIDKAIELLLSTELSILNIAFECGFNNIEYFDKIFKKTMGLTPLRYRQTQSKLLKEIET; encoded by the coding sequence ATAAAAAAAATAGATAAGGCAATAGAACTCCTTTTATCTACTGAATTATCAATTCTAAATATAGCTTTTGAATGTGGCTTTAATAATATTGAATATTTTGATAAAATATTCAAAAAAACAATGGGCCTTACACCACTAAGATACAGACAAACTCAAAGTAAACTCTTAAAAGAAATAGAAACTTAA
- the dtd gene encoding D-aminoacyl-tRNA deacylase → MRLVVQKVSQSSVKIEGEIVGAIDKGYMVLVGITNGDDELLVEKMVDKLVNLRIFEDENDKLNLSLLDVGGSVLSISQFTLYANCKKGRRPSFIDAAKPDISSPLYDFFNKKLEEKGINVERGVFGAMMEVSLINDGPVTIILDSNELFY, encoded by the coding sequence ATGAGATTAGTTGTACAGAAAGTTAGTCAAAGTAGTGTTAAGATTGAAGGAGAAATTGTAGGAGCTATTGATAAAGGATATATGGTTTTAGTTGGGATAACTAATGGCGATGACGAGTTATTAGTTGAAAAGATGGTTGATAAATTAGTGAATTTGAGAATATTTGAAGATGAAAATGATAAATTAAATCTATCTTTATTAGATGTAGGAGGAAGTGTTTTATCAATTTCACAGTTCACATTATATGCTAATTGTAAAAAAGGACGAAGACCAAGTTTTATCGATGCTGCTAAACCAGATATTTCTAGTCCGCTTTATGATTTTTTTAATAAAAAGTTAGAAGAAAAGGGAATTAATGTGGAACGAGGAGTATTTGGAGCAATGATGGAGGTATCATTGATTAATGATGGGCCAGTGACAATTATCTTAGATAGTAATGAGTTATTTTATTAA